The Lactobacillus sp. ESL0680 genome has a segment encoding these proteins:
- the serS gene encoding serine--tRNA ligase, with amino-acid sequence MLDIKVIRENLDWAKDKLATRGIKPEQLDELIKIDQERRESLNESEQLKAKRNDVSKKIAEAKRNKEDAADAIAEMREVGSEIKDLDDKVNELTDKQNYILLRLPNFPDDSDPVGPDESYNQEVRKWSEPTKLNFEPKAHWDLGTDLDILDWDRGAKVSGARFVYYKGAGALLERAVFNFFLDENTKAGYTEIIPPYLVNDESMQGTGQFPKFREDVYTIVDNDDPDKELDLTLIPTAEVPLVNYFRDEIIHEDRLPINVTALSPAFRSEAGSAGRDTRGLIRMHEFRKVEMVKVCKPEESWHELDKLTANAEHLLQKLNLPYHVVALSTGDASFTSAKTYDLEVWMPAQDKYREISSCSNCTDFQARRAQIRYRGEDGKLHLAHTLNGSGLAVGRTVAAILENYQNEDGTVTVPEALVPYMNGMTKITKEQSLI; translated from the coding sequence ATGCTAGATATTAAGGTGATTCGTGAGAATCTCGATTGGGCAAAGGATAAGCTTGCTACGCGTGGAATTAAGCCGGAGCAATTAGATGAATTGATTAAGATTGACCAAGAACGTCGTGAAAGCTTAAATGAAAGTGAACAATTGAAGGCTAAGCGTAACGATGTTTCTAAAAAAATCGCTGAAGCTAAGCGTAATAAGGAAGATGCCGCAGATGCAATTGCAGAAATGCGTGAAGTCGGCAGTGAAATTAAAGATTTAGATGATAAGGTTAATGAGTTAACTGATAAGCAAAATTATATTTTGTTGCGCTTGCCTAACTTTCCTGATGATTCTGACCCAGTTGGTCCTGACGAAAGTTACAACCAAGAGGTCCGTAAGTGGAGTGAACCAACAAAATTGAACTTTGAACCTAAAGCCCACTGGGATTTGGGGACAGACTTAGATATTTTGGACTGGGATCGTGGTGCCAAAGTTTCTGGCGCACGTTTTGTCTACTATAAAGGTGCTGGTGCCCTTTTAGAGCGGGCCGTGTTTAACTTTTTCTTAGATGAAAACACCAAGGCTGGTTATACAGAAATTATTCCACCATATTTGGTAAACGATGAATCAATGCAAGGAACCGGTCAATTCCCGAAATTCCGCGAGGACGTTTATACAATTGTGGATAATGATGACCCAGATAAGGAACTTGACTTAACCTTAATCCCAACTGCTGAAGTGCCACTAGTTAACTATTTCCGTGATGAAATTATCCATGAAGACAGATTGCCGATTAACGTGACGGCACTTTCCCCAGCTTTTAGAAGTGAGGCTGGTTCTGCTGGTCGTGATACACGCGGATTAATTAGAATGCACGAATTTAGAAAAGTTGAAATGGTTAAGGTATGTAAGCCTGAGGAATCATGGCATGAATTAGACAAGTTGACAGCAAACGCTGAACACTTGCTTCAAAAGTTAAACTTGCCATATCACGTTGTGGCATTGTCAACTGGGGATGCCAGCTTTACTAGTGCCAAGACTTACGATTTGGAAGTTTGGATGCCAGCACAAGATAAGTACCGTGAAATTTCTTCTTGTTCTAACTGTACTGACTTCCAGGCACGGCGTGCACAAATTCGTTACCGTGGCGAAGATGGTAAATTGCATTTAGCACATACATTGAATGGTTCAGGCTTAGCTGTTGGTCGAACAGTTGCCGCTATTTTGGAAAATTACCAAAATGAAGATGGTACAGTGACAGTTCCTGAAGCACTAGTGCCATATATGAACGGAATGACAAAAATTACTAAAGAACAAAGCTTAATTTAA
- a CDS encoding GNAT family N-acetyltransferase, protein MVSRVYLRSFNLADAPTILRWGQDDYYYKYAGFSRYQNLAQAETAAGQYATRDNSYAICLKETQQLIGLVELYERGTNEQDLLQTKEVGFLLDKSFSGHGYMTEALQLVFAYAFNQLDQTEIWAGTFVHNLKSQKLLQRLGFKYVYSVDLSKISQLFSYQEKYYLLVRKEWLKINSNTES, encoded by the coding sequence ATGGTCAGCCGTGTTTATTTGCGTTCATTTAATTTGGCAGATGCTCCGACAATTTTAAGGTGGGGGCAGGACGATTACTACTATAAATATGCGGGCTTTAGTCGCTACCAAAATTTGGCGCAGGCCGAAACTGCAGCAGGACAATATGCGACGCGTGACAATAGTTATGCAATTTGTCTAAAAGAAACGCAGCAGCTGATTGGACTGGTTGAATTATATGAGCGCGGGACAAATGAGCAAGATTTATTGCAGACTAAAGAAGTTGGTTTTCTATTAGATAAATCATTTTCTGGTCACGGCTATATGACCGAGGCCCTGCAGCTTGTCTTTGCCTATGCTTTTAATCAGCTTGACCAAACCGAAATTTGGGCCGGGACTTTTGTTCATAACCTCAAATCGCAAAAATTGCTGCAGAGGCTGGGCTTTAAGTACGTTTATTCTGTCGATTTAAGTAAAATAAGCCAACTTTTTTCCTATCAAGAAAAATACTATTTGCTTGTGAGGAAAGAATGGCTTAAAATAAATTCAAACACGGAATCTTAA